The Oenanthe melanoleuca isolate GR-GAL-2019-014 chromosome 12, OMel1.0, whole genome shotgun sequence DNA window CCATGTCACCTGCCAGGGGTGGCCCTGGGGCTCAGGGGCCAGTTAATCCTGGTGCaagagggaaactgaggcaggaagTCCTTGGCCAATCCTGGGCACACAAAAGGTTTGCTTCAGGCTCTGGAAATCCTGTCTCAgttgctctgctcagccctgtggcCACAGGGTGCTGGCCAGTGTGTCCCAATGTGGCTGCATGAGCAGGCAGAGATAGCTGGGCTCTGGGACCAGAGCTTGGAGGGACCAAAACCCCCatgctgtgctccagaccccAGCAACACTGCCTGGCCCATCCTGGCTGTCCCCAAAAGTGGGAAATCTGTAACTGGCTCAGGTTTGGTTCCCTAAACCTTACCCCTCTTTGCATCCCCCTGCCCCAATATGAAATAGGACTGTGGCGGGGAGAAAGTCCCCAAGGCTCTCCTGGCCCAGACAAATTACTCCCAGGAGTCCCCGTTCTGCtctctgtgtttattttacCCGCTCTCACCGACAGATCCGAGCCAGGGCAGGctcaactttttatttttcttgaacatattttttttttttcacttgctaTTTTAGAGGCTCTTTgcaaagggaaaataaacagcaggaggctgggaacCCCCGGGGCGGCTCGGCAGCGGTGTTCCCAGCAGATGAGGGGCCTCGCATCCTGCTGTGGAGGGACAatggagggcaggcagggctggcgCTGGCCAGGGGGAGCTGCCAAGCTAATGGTAGAGAAGGATGGGAGCCCTTTTCCaatgggagctgccaggagagaaTGCACAAAGTCAGAGGTGGCAGgtctccagccctgggaatgtcATTGCTGCCGTCCCCCAGAGAAGGGGACAGTTCCAGACAGCAGAAACCAGGGTTGTTCTGGAGGCAGCCCAGGATGCCTGTGGGTCTCTGTCTCCTCTGTTTCCTCCTTTTGTTTCATCCCTGGCGTAAGCAGGAACATGACAGGGAAGGATGTCTCTGCATCTGGTCACATCCTGGGTGtcaggggtttggggcagggtttggagctggcagggtgTGTGATATGCTCCCCTGGCTAGCATGGACTGTGCAACAGGGTGAGTGCACAGGTACCTGTGGGCAGGAGATGCCCAGGCGGCAACTGGATCCCATGTGGTTCCCCTGGGATGCTCTTGGTAGCAGGAGGACCAGTAAAAAGCCCTGTAGTTTTGCAGTGGGCTGGGGTCCACCCAGATGGAGTCCATGTAAGCCCTGTCAGTGGGCATGCGCTGCCACCCCAGACCCCTGGCACCAGGCAGAGAGCTGCGGGTGGGCAAAGCACCAATACCTGGTGACCTTTctctcccctgctgtccccccagACTGACTGTGCCAACTATGTCCGTGTGCTGCATCCCTACAACCGAACACACTTACTGGCCTGTGGGACAGGCGCCTTCCACCCCATGTGCACCTTCATCTACGTGGGGCACCGTGGCGAGGTagggcagcattcccagcaggacacCCCTGGAATGCAGttccccattccctgcctctctcctgAGGGGCTTTGGGACTGCATGGAGACACTGGATGTGTAGTTTGCTCTAACCTGAATACTGGTAGGGGGAAGTATCAGGAACCAGTCCCCTGTTGTCCCTTTGTCCTTCTGCTATGCCCTGTCCAGCCTTCCCACCTGTCTGGGATCCCTTTTATAGACAtgtccccaggggctggtgTCCTGCCAGGGACTGAGGCGGGGGTGccattttctcctctcccagctcactGCTCATAAATCAAGTTGGCTGGGGTAGAATGGCAGGACACCCCTCAGAGCCCTCCCCACAGGCTGGCCCTGTCTGGGCAGCGGGAGCCCTGTCTGTGCCATGATGACTCTGACCAGCAGGCAAgcaagcagcagggctggtgggtCTCCTTTGGCTGCTGTGCACTCTCATGGGATCAGTCTTGCCTCAAAAAGTGTGGATCCTGCTTCCAGATGGTCCTTTGGGTGCACTGAGTGAGGTCTAAATTGGGCAGGGACCAGAGCTGGTCCCTGCATGCccgggcacagctcagggctcacctgcctgctctcctccccagcacacctTCAGCTTGGACCCTGCCAGCGTGGAGACCGGCCGGGGCAGGTGCCCACATGAGCCCAGCCGTGCTTTTGCCAGCACTGTCATCGGTGGGTTATCTTCCTCAGCATGTGGGAGCCTCTGGGGTGTGTTCCAGGGATGGCCCACCACAGCCAGCTGGGTGTTTCTGCAGGTGGGGAGCTGTACGCCGGCCTCACGGCAGATTTCCTGGGACACGATGCCGGTGTTTTCCGCAGCATGGGGACGCGCTCCGCCCTGCGCACAGAGGTGGATCAGCGCCTACTCCATGGTAATAGCTTCCCTCTgcccccccattcccccagcaGGGACCATGAACCTTGTGGTGGCCAGAGCATCTCTGGCCATGGTGCAGCATCCCCCatgccagctcagagcagggagagccacCAAGGCAGCAAGGTCTGGGGGTGCTCCTGGCTGGCATCCAGACCCAGCATGGACTGGGGGTTTGGAGGTGGTGGCTGTGCCCTCTATTCCCTCCTGACATGGCTGGCTCTTGATTGTAGATCCCAAATTTGTGGCAGCCCACTTGATCCCAGACAACGATGACTGGGACAATGACAAAGCCTATTTCTTCTTCACGGAGAAGGTGGTGGAGGCAGACAGCAAGGAGCATGCCATTGTCAGCCGTGTGGGCCGTGTCTGTGTGGTAAGATGCTGGTGGGGactgggggacagggatgcaCCAAGTCACAGCAGGGGCCCTGAtactccctgtccctgcagaatGATGCTGGTGGTCAGAGGGTGCTGGTCAACAAGTGGAGTACCTTCAACAAGGCCCGGCTGGTGTGCTCTGTCCCTGGCCCTGGTGGCATTGACACCTATTTCGATGAGCTGGGTAAGGTGTGCATGGAGCTGTATCTCACTGGGGCTATTCACTTAGTTGGTGATTCCTTAgttggatttcaggaaaaaaaccatgcTTTCATTTCCAGAGGATGTCTTCTTGCTGAGGACGAAGGATGGGAAGAGCCCAGAGATCTATGCCCTTTTCAGCACTGTCAGGTGGGTggtccagctccagcctccggggacatccagctgcagctgcccatgacctgtcctgtcactgtcacgAATGGTTGCTGGCTGCTTCCCTGGTCTGTACAGGGATGTCAGTGttcccactgccagcagtgccaagcATGGCTCTGCTCAACCACCCTCTGTCCCCTTGCAGCCACGTTTTCCGGggctctgctgtctgtgtgtACCGCATGGCTGACATCCGGGAGGTCTTCAATGGGCCCTTTGCTCACCGGGAGAGCCCCCATCACCAGTGGAGTGCCTACGAGGGCAGGGTGCCCTACCCACGGCCAGGCGTGGTGAGTgactccctgcagctccaggtcccctctgctcctccagctgctcttctgGGGTGGTGACGGAGCCATGCCCCATCTTCTCACCTGCTGGAGAGGTCTGCTGGTGGTTTGCCAAGGTCTGGCAAAGGGGTGGAAAAGATGGATTCCAAACTGGAAGGCAAAGAGAGAGCCAAAACAGCTCTGAGGGGTGATGGAGGGGGAAGGAGTGATGGTGCTGCGGTGGCTGGGCTGAGCTTGTCCCCTcttgtccctgcagtgtcccagcaaGACCACCAACCAGCCCCGGCAGCAGTACAGCAGCACCAAGGACTTTCCTGACGAGGTGCAGCACTTTGCCCGTGCTCACCCCCTGATGTACAAGGCCGTGTACCCCCGGCACCGCCGGCCCCTCCTCGTGAAGACCGACCTGCCCTACCGGCTGCGCCAGCTCGTGGTGCACAGGGTGGAGGCCGAGGACGGCCAGCACGACATCCTCTTCCTCggcacaggtgagcagcaggagcagagtgcaggaaggagctgcagagctgggcgTCCCAGTGGACACCCCCATGGGCTGTGTGATGCAGGGTGCTCACACCTCCATCCTCCTCGGCCCCCAGatgctggctctgtgctgaaGGTGGTGGTCACGCAGAAGACGAGCTCAGCCATGACTGAAGAAGTcatcctggaggagctgcaggtttttAAGGTGACATTTACTGCCTGACTTGCAAGGGAGGGGCAGTGAGGTGGGCTAAGGCTGGGGACACGTGGGGATGGAGGCTCAGGGCTGTCACTGCATTGTTGGTCACTGGAAGGTCTCAGGATTGTTAGGAAATAGGTTGGCTGGAGGTATTTTCATCCTCCCTAAAACATTCCTGATGCTCTGCCAAGCCCTGGTGGGTGTGAATGAGCTGGGCTGTCTGGTGAGGATTATGTCAGCCTGATGTCCAGTTCCCTCCCCTACAGATGCCTGTGCCCATCACACAGATGGAGATCTCTGTCAAGCGTGTGAGTACAGACACGGCTCGGTCATGGGGCTGGGGACCAGGCAGGTGACCAGCTGTGGTCACCAGCCTCTTAAAACCATGTGATGCTTGCCCTGGCGTGTCCTGGCTGGGCCCCCAGGTGCGAAGCCCATGGGGGTGGCCAGCATCACCACCTTGGTGCTGTTCCCCCAGCAAACACTCTACGTGGGCTCCAGCCTAGCGGTGGCCCAGGTACGGCTGCACCAGTGTGAGTCCTATGGCACTGCTTGTGCCGAATGCTGCCTGGCCAGGGATCCCTACTGTGCCTGGGATGGCACTGCCTGCACGCACTACCAGCCCTCTGGCAAGCGCCGCCATCGCCGCCAGGACGCCCGCCACAGCAACCCTGCACACCAGTGTCTGGACCAGAACCTGACTGGTGAGAGACTGGGGTcccacagggctgaggggatCCTCCAGGTACCCCAAGATGTCCTGACGTGCACAGCCCTAGTACACAGAGGGGCTTGTAGCCATTCCACATGGGCACCCTCATCTGCCCATCTCTTAGAGCAGGGCATGCCCCAAGAGAAGGagggtgctgctgtggctgggtcTGGCcactgggagaggagaggatgaAGCGACACAGTGGCCATGGGGGGCTGACATCTGGGCAGGTGgaagcctggctgtgccctccctgtgaGCCTGTGCCTGTCTTTGCCCTAGTGGACGATTTTGAGAGAGTTGAGGAGAAGGTGCTTTATGGGGCAGAGGACAACAGCACGTTTCTGGAGTGCGTGCCCCGGTCCCCGCAGGCCAGTGTGCAGTGGTTTGTCCAGAGGCCCCCGGATGAGCAGCGGGATGAGGTGAGGCTCCCTTGCACCTGCTCCCCTtgtggggacacgggagggatGTGGGACCAGACCCAGCCTGGACCCTCCTAACCCCACGGTGGCCAACAGGTAAAGACGGATGAGCGGATCCTGCAGACGGAGCATGGGCTGCTTTTCCGCAAGCTGCACCGGCACGACGCCGGCACCTACTACTGCAAAACGCTGGAGCACGGCTTCACCCAGACGGTGGCCAAGATCACGCTGGAGGTGATCGCCAGCGAGCAGCTGGCACACGCCTTCCCCCGGGGCCGAGGCGACGTGCTCCCGCACCTGCTCTGCCCCAAGCCCCGGCTGGTGCCGCAGGCTCCCAAAACCTGGTTCAAGGACATCATGCACCTCATCAGCTCCCAAAACCCGCGGCAGGTGGAGGAGTACTGCGCCCGCCTCTGGTGCAGCAGCCGTCCTCACCACCGCAAGAGCAAACTGGCCCAGGCCAAGCTGGTGCTGGCTGGCGTGGATGTGGCCAAGAAGGGACGGACAGCCAAAGCCCATGGCGAGAGGAACCGTGTGCCCCGGCAAGCACCGGCCACTTAAAGAGGGCAGGGTAACAGATGTGGGGCAGCCGTGGGCAAGtaccagctccctgtgctgctggtggccccGGGGGCCTCTTGACCTGGTGGGTGGcttgcagagctgccagcctgtCCCCCTGGCCGGAGGGGATGGGCAGATCCCTGTCACcctcagtggctgcagggtctCCTCACAAACAGGCAGTGAGGTAAGACACGTTGACCACCCCTTGCTCTTGCAAGTGATGTAGCAGGTGGGGGCTGTAgtccctgggtgggctgggGCACAGTGGCATGGTGCCACCCGGCCCATGCTGTCACCCAGGCCATGCTGTCACAGATCCCTCCATGAATACCAAGGCCATGTGTGGTGCCgtggggagcagctgatggCTCCAGGCTCTTtccacaccagcacagagcctgggaaaATGATGCCTGCTCATATGGGGGGAAAGCCAGCATCATCCCAGAAAGCCTCTGCGTGCAGGAAGAGCCCTAtcacctgctgtgcctggggagctggagctgtgctgtgccaacCAGGATGTATCCCAGGGGACAGGGCTCCTCCCTACCTTCCATTGGCACCGGGATGcattcagcagtgccagcctgttCTTGCAGCTCTTCACTTTTCCTCTGTCTGCCCCACAGCTACAGTTTTAGggttggacagagctggggagaaaagCAAACAGCTGTGGGCAGGTTAGACCTGTTCCTGGGTAAACACTGGGAAAGGCACTAATGCCAATGCTGTCACTGtgcccagctgagagcagggacaggcagaaggcagccccagcagagtTTGGTGGTTTCTGCTGGTTGGTAGCCCTGCAGGGGTGGGTGGGATATGGCTGG harbors:
- the SEMA3G gene encoding semaphorin-3G, translated to MRAAVAVSLSLCWLWAAGHSLPRLRLSYRDLLGTNRSVLFFGHRGFLGFRSLYLDEYHDRLFIGGKDVLYSLLLDGASADAKEIYWPPRPGQTEECFQKGKDPETDCANYVRVLHPYNRTHLLACGTGAFHPMCTFIYVGHRGEHTFSLDPASVETGRGRCPHEPSRAFASTVIGGELYAGLTADFLGHDAGVFRSMGTRSALRTEVDQRLLHDPKFVAAHLIPDNDDWDNDKAYFFFTEKVVEADSKEHAIVSRVGRVCVNDAGGQRVLVNKWSTFNKARLVCSVPGPGGIDTYFDELEDVFLLRTKDGKSPEIYALFSTVSHVFRGSAVCVYRMADIREVFNGPFAHRESPHHQWSAYEGRVPYPRPGVCPSKTTNQPRQQYSSTKDFPDEVQHFARAHPLMYKAVYPRHRRPLLVKTDLPYRLRQLVVHRVEAEDGQHDILFLGTDAGSVLKVVVTQKTSSAMTEEVILEELQVFKMPVPITQMEISVKRQTLYVGSSLAVAQVRLHQCESYGTACAECCLARDPYCAWDGTACTHYQPSGKRRHRRQDARHSNPAHQCLDQNLTVDDFERVEEKVLYGAEDNSTFLECVPRSPQASVQWFVQRPPDEQRDEVKTDERILQTEHGLLFRKLHRHDAGTYYCKTLEHGFTQTVAKITLEVIASEQLAHAFPRGRGDVLPHLLCPKPRLVPQAPKTWFKDIMHLISSQNPRQVEEYCARLWCSSRPHHRKSKLAQAKLVLAGVDVAKKGRTAKAHGERNRVPRQAPAT